In the genome of Thiorhodovibrio winogradskyi, the window GCGCAGGCGGACGAATCAGCTCACCCCAGATTGCATCGACAGCTTGCGCGATGCGTGTCTCGACACTGGCATCAATGCGACTTGGGCCACTTTCGACCAGGCAGCCGCCACGGGTGACCTCGGCATCGGCCAACCAGCGGATGTTCTCGCCCTGATCCTCGGCATAGGCCTCGACCACCGCGAGATCCTCAGGGTTCACCCGCACCCGCACCTGAGCCTTGCGCGCAGGCAATTGGGCCAGCGCCTGATGCAGCACGCCCTGGACGAGTTCGCCGCGGCTGTCGAGTTCGGCCATGATCACGCGTTGGGCAAGGGTGGTGACCAGTGTCAAGAGTTCAGGTTCAATCTCATCGGCCGCGGAAGACAGCGGGTCGGCCAGTTCGCGCGCGATGCTCTCGAGCGCCGCCACCTTGGCCTTCAGCTCGCGAGCGGCACGTGCCTGGGTTTCCTGTTCGGCTTCGCGCTGACCGCGTTCACTGCCCTCGCGCATGCCTTGATCGAAACCGGCGGCATAACCGGCCTCGCGCGCGGCTTCCTCAATCGCGGCAACCTCGGCGGCCGTGGGCAGATGATGCTCAAATTCCGGCTCTTGGGGCGGCGCCTCGCCGAAGAAGGGCGGCTGCCAAGTCTCGACATCAAAGCCGTCTGCCTCCTCGGCCCACATGACTTCATCGACAATGGCGGCCTGAGCCGTCACAGCATGGCCTCCCCACCCTTACCGCCAAGTGCGATCTCGCCTGACTCGGACAGGCGCCGCGCGGCGGCAAGGATTTCTTTCTGCGCCGCCTCGACATCGCTCAAACGCACCGGTCCCTTGGCTTCCAGGTCCTCGCGCAACATCTCGCCGGCACGCTTGGACATGTTCTTGAGGATCTTGTCCCTGAGCTCCTCGTCCGCGCCCTTGAGTGCGATCACCAGCGTCTCAGTGTTGATTTCCCGCAGCAACGTCTGGATGCCACGGTCATCGACGTCGATCAGGTTGGCAAAGACGAACATCAGTTCCTGAATACGCTCGGCCAAATCCTCGTCGACCTGGGAGACGCCTTCC includes:
- a CDS encoding FliH/SctL family protein, with amino-acid sequence MTAQAAIVDEVMWAEEADGFDVETWQPPFFGEAPPQEPEFEHHLPTAAEVAAIEEAAREAGYAAGFDQGMREGSERGQREAEQETQARAARELKAKVAALESIARELADPLSSAADEIEPELLTLVTTLAQRVIMAELDSRGELVQGVLHQALAQLPARKAQVRVRVNPEDLAVVEAYAEDQGENIRWLADAEVTRGGCLVESGPSRIDASVETRIAQAVDAIWGELIRPPAQEEEAEPDDPLAQTPPSQPSSEGLSS